In the genome of Gemmatimonadota bacterium, one region contains:
- a CDS encoding insulinase family protein, whose product MYKKKNFNTLGTEDFIKQLEPVGLKAYYENFLRHQKRLVVVIGDVDIDHVLTKLDEAYGNEQIPGELSGKFQASQFPNPEILGRQFKITSKNLSISKFRKSWYTPSLGHRDYAGLLILTTILNKTANSLTSYIVDSELARIFILGLSHYKGFGLISCLADLWHDTSSDAIQAIIRVELEKLKSISEDELDASRNELLHSMYSEFYDRSSMADSFGRAFAHANDPLLYPKLLKNIKSIHREDIPRIIDQYLTDDNSITLSLTLPTQEKSSLNKNLILRTPLHYGIMILIFAGFLTLLVWGGKKLHRKFSRKANEYVSESDT is encoded by the coding sequence ATCTATAAAAAGAAGAATTTTAATACCCTTGGTACTGAGGATTTTATTAAACAACTCGAACCCGTTGGTTTGAAAGCGTACTATGAGAATTTCCTGCGCCACCAAAAGAGATTGGTCGTTGTCATTGGCGATGTGGATATTGATCATGTTCTCACCAAACTCGACGAGGCTTATGGCAATGAACAAATACCGGGTGAATTGTCGGGCAAATTTCAGGCTTCTCAATTTCCCAACCCTGAAATATTGGGCAGACAGTTCAAAATTACTTCAAAGAATCTCAGTATTTCCAAGTTCAGGAAGAGTTGGTACACACCCAGTTTAGGCCATCGCGACTATGCGGGATTGCTCATTCTGACTACCATTCTGAACAAAACTGCAAATTCATTGACGTCTTATATAGTTGATTCTGAACTTGCGAGAATTTTCATTTTGGGACTTAGCCACTATAAAGGGTTTGGTTTAATAAGTTGTTTGGCAGATCTGTGGCATGATACATCCTCAGATGCTATCCAGGCCATTATCCGTGTTGAGTTAGAGAAGCTAAAATCAATTTCTGAAGATGAACTTGATGCATCCCGTAACGAACTTTTGCATAGCATGTATTCCGAATTTTATGATCGCTCAAGCATGGCTGATTCATTTGGACGAGCATTCGCCCATGCCAACGATCCCCTCCTATATCCCAAATTACTAAAAAATATTAAATCCATTCACAGAGAAGACATCCCACGCATCATAGACCAATACTTAACGGATGACAATTCGATAACCCTTTCCTTAACATTGCCTACGCAAGAAAAATCATCATTAAATAAAAACTTAATACTGCGAACGCCCTTACATTATGGAATTATGATATTGATATTCGCAGGTTTTCTAACGCTGTTGGTATGGGGTGGCAAAAAATTACACAGAAAGTTCTCCCGAAAGGCCAATGAATATGTTTCTGAAAGTGATACTTAG
- a CDS encoding insulinase family protein encodes MFLKVILSFALCHLFGVLSASAEIPNHHIFYRQDKRAPLTSIEIVFLGAGRNQEQPSQIGLANTVSTLIWEAAKKQGYMDQLSALGANLDMITHPLYQAISISALSENCSESIKIVCDFLHNLEFSDSDLQYAKKQEAADYQSGLRINTYKFMRDSAISQITGMKKFKSLKTLKDLSLEDVRQYYDQLLKADVVFFKIISNRDSTEVAKLLHPITKEREIGGFAHSLKFPTIDSNIGLKAFVYTDYSHLKSVFCHWMIFCGNVGEENYIPNLISNTLTGDARGLISEYFREELGLVYGPSCAMLSSEGIRYLNIYADPRLQNSKELIVKMSDFIRGLSDNPRFWEALKERRKILKVSYVHNLTPQRSLDREINIAIYNAPYRKGGYDAVTDAEVRAFLEKFFVPKNMIMLFLGPKDHIIDILNKHWPEVDIRVHSVKELIE; translated from the coding sequence ATGTTTCTGAAAGTGATACTTAGTTTTGCTCTGTGTCACCTATTTGGCGTCCTTTCCGCTTCTGCCGAAATTCCCAATCATCATATTTTTTATCGTCAGGACAAACGCGCGCCACTGACCAGTATTGAAATTGTCTTTCTCGGGGCCGGGAGAAACCAGGAACAGCCTTCTCAGATTGGACTTGCAAACACAGTCTCAACATTGATTTGGGAAGCTGCCAAAAAGCAGGGGTACATGGATCAATTATCAGCATTAGGAGCCAATCTGGATATGATTACTCACCCTCTATACCAGGCAATATCCATTTCTGCCCTATCTGAGAACTGCAGCGAGTCAATAAAAATAGTCTGCGATTTCCTGCATAACCTTGAATTTTCTGATTCCGACTTGCAATATGCAAAAAAACAAGAAGCGGCTGATTACCAAAGTGGCCTGCGGATTAATACTTATAAGTTTATGAGAGACTCTGCGATTTCACAAATAACAGGAATGAAGAAATTCAAGTCCTTAAAAACGCTGAAGGATCTCTCGCTTGAGGATGTTAGACAATATTATGATCAACTGCTGAAAGCAGATGTGGTGTTTTTTAAGATAATCTCAAACCGCGATTCTACTGAGGTTGCGAAGTTGCTTCATCCGATTACAAAAGAGCGAGAGATAGGCGGGTTTGCACATTCACTGAAATTCCCAACAATCGATTCTAATATAGGCCTTAAGGCTTTTGTTTATACGGATTATTCACATTTAAAGAGTGTGTTCTGTCATTGGATGATCTTCTGTGGCAATGTAGGGGAAGAAAATTATATTCCCAATCTCATATCCAATACGCTTACAGGCGATGCACGAGGGCTAATTTCCGAGTATTTTAGAGAAGAATTGGGGTTGGTTTATGGCCCTTCTTGTGCGATGCTATCTTCAGAAGGCATCAGATATCTTAATATTTATGCTGATCCTCGGCTCCAGAACAGCAAAGAATTGATCGTAAAAATGTCCGACTTCATCCGAGGACTGTCCGATAATCCTCGCTTTTGGGAGGCACTCAAAGAACGCCGTAAGATTCTCAAAGTTTCTTATGTCCATAACTTGACACCTCAACGAAGTCTGGACCGTGAGATAAATATAGCTATTTACAACGCGCCATATCGCAAAGGCGGTTATGATGCAGTCACCGATGCTGAGGTGCGAGCCTTTCTCGAAAAATTCTTCGTACCAAAGAATATGATCATGCTTTTTCTCGGCCCGAAGGATCATATTATCGACATTCTGAATAAA